The Coffea arabica cultivar ET-39 chromosome 6e, Coffea Arabica ET-39 HiFi, whole genome shotgun sequence genome contains the following window.
TTGCAAGAGTCTTCAGGTTTTAaaaattctttctttctctGGCATTTCTAGGCACTGAATATTTTTGAGACAAGTTTGCGTCGTGGGAAATTTGACGAATCTCGTGTGTAAGCATTGCAGATTTTATACTTTCCAGTTTGTCTATTTAATTCCCCTTCTAACTATGATTCTTCTTTTCAGGCTGCCAGATGGTTCTCTGATGGAAATCACGAAAGTTTACCCACTTGATGCTGTTTATGATAGTCCTGAGGATGTCCCTGAAGATGTAAGCACATCTTTTCTAGTAAAATGTCTTTCAGCACAGACTCTGCAATTGAAGTAAACTCATAGGTGAAACTTATGTTGGATTATGCAGGTAAAATCAAACAAACGCTATGCTGGCTGTACAAACTGGACAGTCAAGGTATGAACTTCAAATCTTCTAAAAACTTGCTCATGCTTGTGGTTATTTGTTCATTTCTAATTACTTCATGCTCTTAGATAGTTCTGGATAATTGCAATCTAAAACTTTTCCTAAATTAAATCTAATGAGAGGTCAAAGGAAAACCAATTGGTTTATTCATAGGAAAGGGAAAATCAATTGGCGAGTCTTAGGACCCAAGACCACCAGCACATGATCGTCCCACTTTGAATGTAAGTGCAATATGTAAATTATGATCAGAGACCTCCAGGACAACAAAATCATGTATTCTTGGTGACTCTTCCATGAGGCATGATAAGACATTCTTTAGCTTTCCGAATTGTGTGCTATCAAGCAGTAACATTCTGTTGATGATGAATTCATATTGAATAATGTTATTACTGAACCCAGTGCTAGATTTGAAATGGTTCAAGTTGTCAAAATAGTATCAAACTAAGTTGCTAACTGAACCTCATCATGGTAAAGTGTATGGTAGGTTGTTAGAAACTTAATCCTTTATTCATTCACTTGATCAATAGGTTCTCAAGATCTGTGTTCATTTACCTTAGAGATATTGTTACTTCCTATCTAATTTTTTGGGCAAAGCAAGACTCAAGGTCCCTGTTATAGTACCAAGTGCATTATGACCAATTGTGCTTGATGACTCAACATGGTTATCCTGTAAACTGTATGCTGGAGGGCAGCATGCTGAACGAGCTTACTCTAAATTATCTTGTAGGAAGTTGCTGAGTGTGTGAAACATGACTTTGGAACGATAGACATCCTTGTACATTCACTTGCTAATGGTCCCGAGGTGCTTTTCCTCGTCCTCTTATTCTCATTTTTGCTTAGCAATTGCTGGTGTTTCAGCCTTCCAGGATGTGATTTCATTGAACTCATAACACAGGTTAGCAAGCCCCTCCTGGAGACATCAAGAAATGGGTATCTTGCTGCCATATCGGCATCAAGTTATTCCTTTGTATCTTTACTTAAGCATTTTGTGCCCATAATGAATCCAGGTATTCTTTCCCTCAcctctcttttgttttctgcatttcagTGAGACAAAagtttctgttttcatatgctGCACTGGCAAGCTGTGTTTTATGCTAAACGTATGGTCCTATCTTCAAATTGCAGGTGGTGCTACAATTTCTCTAACATACATTGCTTCTGAACGCATAATACCAGGGTATGGAGGTGGTGCATTAGGTTATTCTAAGTTGTACCTCTATCTCTTCTGAAAGCATAATATTGATTTTTCTTAAACTTAGGTATGGAGGAGGTATGAGTTCAGCCAAGGCTGCTCTGGAAAGTGATACAAGGGTGAGCTTTCTGATGTACATGACGATGCTTAAGGGATAATGTTTAGTTTAGGTTTACCACTTCTGACTTCAAATTCTTGATAAAGGTGCTGGCTTTTGAAGCTGGTAGAAAACACAGAGTCAGAGTCAACACAATATCTGCAGGTATTGGCAACTACTACATGTTAATGTCTTATACTAAGATTAATGGCATGATTGGTACCATTTTAGGATCCAAAGTTGCACGGCTGTGCTAGATGTTAAACTTTATTTCTTGCTGATAACAAATAATTGTGGTAACTCTTTTCTGGTTACACTTGAGTCTTTTTGTCCATGTGGGTTGAAAAACGAATTAAATGAAAGGAGAATACAGTTTTGTGGGACATAACTGAAGCTATCAACTACCTAATAGACATGCCTCCTTCCCCCTTGGAAAATAACAATATTCTGTAGTGTCAGATGTGCCTTTACAAGAAAGCAAGACAGTACCTGCTCTGGCTGGATCATTTTGCTTTTGACTTTAAACTCTCTGTGTTCTAATGGGTTTATGTGGATGCATAATGTGCCATGTGCAATTCTGTCTTATCTGCCTTGTGTCCCTTCTATTTTCTCCTTATCCATGAACAGGCAATGTTTTAGGGCTGAGCATGCGTTATATGTCATTTTCCTTCTCTAATGACTAATTCATTCAGCAGATACTGATTGAACAAAATTATATTCTCTAAACAATatttgaaaccagaaaaatcaagtATAACATCCCGCTGACGTCTAACCTGTATTGAAACAATATGCAGGTCCACTAAGAAGTCGCGCTGCTAAAGCCATTGGTTTCATCGATATGATGATTGATTATTCATTGGAAAATGCACCCTTGCAAAAGGAATTATCTGCTGGTGAgtgatcctttttctttttttttttttttggagaattttgGCTGCACTCTGTCCATATATGATCTTTGGAAGTACTTGAAAGAAATTTTTGTTGTGGCTTTAGATCATGAGTATTTACAGTTCTCACATAGACGACCAAGGCTGTGTTGTCATTGGTGCTATCTGACGTGTCAGTTTCTGGGTCAAGCTCCTAAAGGACATCCTTGCCCATGGGCGAgtgcacacacacacatgcacaATAAATGCTTGTATATTTCTCGTTTTTGGACATATGATGCAATCATGCAGTGTATTGCCTTATTGAGTCATCTGGTGGTGCTTGTCACTTCTGAGTCCTAATGGTTGGAATTTGACATTGAACAGAGGAGGTTGGCAATGCTGCTGCTTTTCTTGCATCACCATTGGCTTCAGCTGTCACTGGTGCTGTAATTTATGTTGACAACGGCCTAAATGCAATGGGTGTAGGAGTTGATAGTCCAGTTTTTAAAGATCTTGACATCCCAAAAGACAATAATAAAAGCtagatgatttgcttgcttTGGCGACTAGTGTCCGGTGATCAAATTGAGAATAATGGTTCTTTAGTCAATTGCTATCAGGAAGACGCCTGCTGGGCTTTCCATTTTGATGCGAGGAAAGTGTACTTCGTTTTCATAGAAACGGGTTTAGCATTGGAATTGTGATGTATGGCAATCTTATAACTTCTTGTGGAGCCTTGTTATTTCCAACTTGTTTGAAGGTTCTGAATTGCACTGTTACAACTGCATCCGTATCTGCATGCACAAGAGAtttgataccagaaattatcaGATCCAGGCCTAGCTTCGGGTCTTGATAGATTAAAAGCTGGCTTAATATTAAGTATTGCTATTCTCCAATATTAAGAAATACAATCATTTCAATTCGACACCTCTCGTCTAAGGCATCCCAATGCGCAGCCAAACATTACCCCAAACACATAGGTAATTTCACTGATCATCCCATCACCTCccacttcttcatttcttccatATGCGGAGGTCAGACTCCCTAAAAGTGACAAACTACAATATCATCTCATGAGCTTGACATGCAAGGCCAGTACCAGCAACAAAATCTTGACGCATACATGCTTGCCAGCCTTAACCTGAAGAAACTCTATGCACACATGAATACCGCAGATGTGCATGTTGGCATGGGAATCTTGCTTCAAACTAGTAGTCAAAGGTTTCATTGCCAACCAAACCATCCTATGGGACCCTTGGTCCAGTAGTGAGAAAAGGCATAAAGGCTACTTGAAATACTTGCATGAGAAACCACCTAGCCTTCACAATTCACAGTTTAGTACCCTAAGGAATTAGAATATAAACTTATTCTAGCAGGGTTTCGTTCAAAAGTAGAAAGGCAGAAGACGACTAGACATCATCGTATTTACCCAAGGAAATAAACGATACACAGCAAATATGTACAAAGCAGGGTAAGGATGACAGAACCAGACAACAATCTAGTGCATCCAAACTCCATATGCTTCAATTAGAAAGCTGCCAGCCTAGGTAAAGGGTCTGAACCCAAACTTCCAAAATTAGCAAAAGAACTGATAAATCAACAATAGATGCCTCTCACTTTACATCTTACTACAAAACAAAAACCGAAGTTAGTAAGATGTCTGGTCACTTAAACAAGCTTCCTTTTTCCTTTACGAATTGCAGCAACCCTTGCTCCTGAATCATCACTTTCAGGAGATCCTTGGACAACTGTCTGTTCCTGTAAAACCAAACCCCGATTTCTAGAAAATTTCCTAATTGGTGTTGTAGATAATGCTGCTTGTGTCCCAAGAGATACTGGATCCGACTCAGAATTTCCTGCTACAGCCACATCCCTATGTGGCATTAACACTTCCCCATCTCCAACACAAGTCATCATTAACTGCAAATT
Protein-coding sequences here:
- the LOC113696969 gene encoding enoyl-[acyl-carrier-protein] reductase [NADH] 2, chloroplastic-like, with translation MAANTTAGSQIAVPKPCISASQRILKSSIANFGNETKGESWTKLKCTSHISSTWSFYQKLNSSPLKYQRVVTKAMSATSDKEPLPGLSIDLRGKRAFIAGVADDNGYGWAIAKSLAAAGAEILVGTWVPALNIFETSLRRGKFDESRVLPDGSLMEITKVYPLDAVYDSPEDVPEDVKSNKRYAGCTNWTVKEVAECVKHDFGTIDILVHSLANGPEVSKPLLETSRNGYLAAISASSYSFVSLLKHFVPIMNPGGATISLTYIASERIIPGYGGGMSSAKAALESDTRVLAFEAGRKHRVRVNTISAGPLRSRAAKAIGFIDMMIDYSLENAPLQKELSAEEVGNAAAFLASPLASAVTGAVIYVDNGLNAMGVGVDSPVFKDLDIPKDNNKS